Proteins encoded together in one Microbacterium sp. ABRD28 window:
- a CDS encoding polyphosphate kinase 2 family protein, whose protein sequence is MTTAQDTGWVGDPAIALRVEEGFELAAVDPDATPAYDGSKADGVADLADDSRLDELQERLYAASRNGAADQAVLLVLQAMDSAGKGGIVRHVVGSVDPQGVMLTAFKKPTPEELAHDFLWRIERRLPEPGFIGVFDRSHYEDVLVGRVRALAPADEIERRYDAINDFEARVVASGTRIVKVMLHISYAEQGVRLMERLDRPDKHWKYNPGDVDERALWPDYMAAYQTVFDRTSTAAAPWYVVPANRKWYARIAVQRLLVEALETLDPRWPAATFDVEREKERLAATMPASSA, encoded by the coding sequence ATGACGACGGCACAAGACACCGGTTGGGTCGGCGACCCCGCGATCGCCCTTCGCGTCGAGGAGGGTTTCGAGCTCGCGGCCGTCGACCCCGACGCCACCCCGGCTTACGACGGCTCCAAAGCCGACGGTGTCGCCGACCTGGCCGACGATTCCCGACTCGATGAGCTGCAGGAGCGTCTCTACGCCGCGAGCAGGAACGGGGCGGCCGACCAGGCCGTGCTCCTCGTGCTGCAGGCGATGGATTCCGCCGGCAAGGGAGGGATCGTCCGGCATGTCGTCGGATCGGTCGACCCCCAGGGCGTCATGCTCACCGCGTTCAAGAAGCCGACCCCCGAGGAGCTCGCGCACGACTTCCTCTGGCGTATCGAGCGACGCCTCCCCGAGCCGGGATTCATCGGGGTGTTCGATCGGTCGCACTACGAGGATGTGCTCGTCGGGCGCGTCCGCGCCCTCGCCCCGGCCGACGAGATCGAGCGGCGCTACGACGCCATCAACGATTTCGAGGCGCGCGTCGTGGCGAGCGGCACCCGCATCGTCAAGGTCATGCTGCACATCTCGTACGCCGAGCAGGGCGTCCGCCTCATGGAGCGGCTCGACCGGCCCGATAAGCACTGGAAGTACAACCCCGGCGACGTGGACGAACGCGCGCTCTGGCCCGACTATATGGCGGCGTACCAGACGGTGTTCGACCGGACCTCGACGGCCGCCGCGCCCTGGTATGTGGTTCCGGCCAACCGCAAGTGGTACGCGCGCATCGCCGTGCAGCGCCTTCTCGTGGAAGCGCTCGAGACGCTCGACCCGCGGTGGCCTGCGGCGACGTTCGACGTCGAACGCGAGAAGGAGCGGCTGGCCGCCACGATGCCCGCCTCGAGTGCTTAG